A section of the Candidatus Methylomirabilota bacterium genome encodes:
- a CDS encoding glucose 1-dehydrogenase, protein MGAFDLKGRVAVVTGGNGGIGLGMGRGLAEAGAAVVVAARNREKSARAVAELRGLGGEAEAIEVDVADEASVEALVKATVARFGRLDILVNNAGMNIRKPVESLALGEWRQVIDINLTSAFLASRACHPVMKKQGGGKVINIGSMMSIFGASFAPAYAASKGGMVQLTKAMAAGWAADNIQVNAVLPGWIDTELTQRARQQIEGLHESVLMRTPAKRWGVEQDMAGVAVFLASPASDFVTGAAIPVDGGYSIQG, encoded by the coding sequence GTGGGCGCTTTCGATCTGAAGGGTCGCGTGGCGGTGGTCACGGGCGGTAACGGCGGCATCGGGCTCGGCATGGGGCGCGGGCTCGCGGAGGCGGGCGCGGCTGTCGTGGTGGCGGCGCGCAATCGCGAGAAGAGCGCGCGGGCTGTCGCTGAGCTGCGCGGGCTCGGTGGCGAGGCGGAGGCCATCGAGGTGGACGTCGCCGATGAGGCGTCGGTCGAGGCGCTCGTCAAGGCGACCGTCGCGCGCTTCGGCAGGCTTGACATCCTCGTCAATAACGCCGGCATGAACATCCGCAAGCCCGTCGAGAGCCTGGCGCTCGGGGAGTGGCGCCAGGTCATCGACATCAACCTGACCAGCGCCTTCCTCGCGAGCCGCGCCTGCCACCCCGTGATGAAGAAGCAGGGCGGCGGCAAGGTCATCAACATCGGCTCCATGATGTCCATCTTCGGCGCCTCGTTCGCGCCGGCCTACGCGGCCTCCAAGGGCGGCATGGTCCAGCTGACCAAGGCCATGGCCGCGGGGTGGGCGGCGGACAACATCCAGGTCAACGCGGTGCTGCCCGGCTGGATCGACACGGAGCTGACGCAGCGTGCGCGCCAGCAGATCGAGGGGCTGCACGAGAGCGTGCTCATGCGCACGCCGGCGAAGCGCTGGGGTGTGGAGCAGGACATGGCCGGCGTGGCCGTCTTTCTCGCCAGTCCCGCTTCCGATTTCGTCACGGGCGCGGCCATCCCGGTTGATGGGGGCTATTCCATTCAGGGCTGA
- a CDS encoding metal-dependent hydrolase — protein sequence MEMERRDFLKLGAGALTFSLAAEAAWAQTNKIEVQWLGQATTKITTLTGKVIVIDPFMVNNPKTPVGYKNLDAIGKVDVILVTHGHSDHTGDVSELAKRTGATVLGDGGLMQTLMDLGWVPADKAVRFGKGGKVQPAGPQITITQTHAEHSSEVTVTDPATKKSTTYPGGQPAGFIVEMENGFKLYHMGDTGLFGDMRLIGEYYKPDLIMIPIGGHFVMDPKDAAYATNQMLKPKYSIPFHYGTFPVLKGTPQEYQAALGQTTTQVFPISPGDKLQF from the coding sequence ATGGAGATGGAACGGCGCGACTTCCTCAAGCTCGGCGCGGGAGCCCTCACCTTCAGCCTTGCCGCCGAAGCGGCGTGGGCGCAGACCAACAAGATCGAGGTCCAGTGGCTCGGGCAGGCGACGACGAAGATCACCACGCTCACAGGCAAGGTGATCGTGATCGATCCGTTCATGGTCAACAACCCCAAGACACCGGTGGGATACAAGAACCTCGACGCCATCGGCAAGGTGGACGTGATTCTCGTGACGCACGGCCACAGTGACCACACGGGCGACGTGTCGGAGCTGGCCAAGCGCACCGGGGCGACGGTGCTGGGGGACGGTGGGCTCATGCAGACCCTCATGGACCTGGGCTGGGTGCCGGCCGACAAGGCCGTCCGCTTCGGCAAGGGCGGCAAGGTCCAGCCCGCAGGGCCGCAGATCACCATCACCCAGACGCACGCCGAGCACTCCTCGGAAGTCACCGTGACCGACCCGGCGACGAAGAAGAGCACGACCTACCCCGGCGGCCAGCCCGCGGGCTTCATCGTGGAGATGGAGAACGGCTTCAAGCTCTACCACATGGGCGACACGGGTCTCTTCGGCGACATGCGACTCATCGGCGAATACTATAAGCCCGACCTCATCATGATCCCGATCGGCGGGCACTTCGTGATGGACCCGAAGGACGCGGCGTACGCGACCAATCAGATGCTCAAGCCGAAGTACTCGATCCCGTTCCACTACGGCACGTTCCCCGTGCTCAAGGGCACGCCGCAGGAGTACCAGGCGGCGCTCGGCCAAACCACAACGCAGGTCTTCCCGATCAGCCCAGGAGACAAACTCCAGTTCTAG
- a CDS encoding beta-ketoacyl-[acyl-carrier-protein] synthase family protein, with protein MPAERIAIVAAGVVTPIGQDLDTFWSGLLTGADGTSAVERFPVGDLRVGRGGEIKKLTRAVDWRRVPDCRATRLLVSAADDLCVQAGERPLDVEPERLAVVVGTALGGVEEGERALCGGGARRLRAALYDAPAHRLARWLGARGPAVTVSTACASGATALGVGADMLRRGEADAVVAGGYDILCRFVMRGFDGLRSLTRERVRPFDRRRSGLLLGEAAGLLLLRREREAGARRLGTLLGYGSASDAAHIAAPDPEGRGIERAMRRALADAGVGPDAIDFVSAHGTATPLNDPIEAAALRRVLGPRGGTVPVNSIKGALGHTMGAAAALEAIVCLLAGRYGQVPATLGLEERDPACDLDCVQGSPRAVRPRVSLSTSLGFGGCNAALVIESA; from the coding sequence ATGCCAGCCGAGCGCATTGCCATCGTGGCCGCCGGTGTGGTCACGCCCATCGGACAGGACCTCGACACCTTCTGGTCGGGGCTGCTCACGGGCGCCGACGGTACCTCGGCCGTGGAGCGTTTTCCGGTGGGGGATCTGCGCGTGGGGCGCGGCGGCGAGATCAAGAAGCTCACGCGCGCGGTGGACTGGCGGCGCGTCCCCGACTGCCGCGCGACACGGCTGCTCGTCTCGGCCGCCGACGACCTCTGCGTCCAAGCCGGCGAGCGGCCGCTGGACGTCGAACCCGAGCGCCTCGCGGTCGTCGTGGGCACGGCGCTCGGCGGGGTGGAAGAGGGCGAGCGCGCCCTGTGCGGCGGTGGGGCGAGGCGTCTCCGCGCCGCGCTCTATGACGCGCCGGCCCACCGGCTCGCGCGCTGGTTGGGCGCCCGTGGTCCCGCTGTCACGGTCTCGACGGCCTGCGCCTCGGGCGCCACCGCGCTCGGAGTCGGGGCCGACATGCTCCGCCGCGGCGAGGCCGACGCCGTCGTCGCCGGCGGCTACGACATCCTCTGCCGCTTCGTCATGCGCGGTTTCGACGGCCTCCGCTCGCTCACGCGCGAGCGCGTGCGGCCCTTCGACCGGCGCCGGAGCGGGCTCCTCCTGGGCGAGGCCGCGGGGCTGCTCCTGCTTCGGCGGGAGCGGGAGGCCGGCGCCCGGCGGCTCGGCACGCTCCTCGGCTACGGCAGCGCCAGCGACGCCGCCCACATCGCGGCGCCCGACCCGGAGGGCCGCGGCATCGAGCGCGCCATGCGTAGGGCGCTGGCGGACGCCGGGGTCGGCCCTGACGCTATCGACTTCGTCAGCGCCCACGGCACGGCGACGCCGCTGAACGACCCCATCGAGGCGGCCGCGCTCCGGCGCGTGCTCGGCCCTCGCGGAGGTACTGTGCCCGTCAATTCGATCAAGGGCGCGCTCGGCCACACCATGGGCGCCGCGGCCGCGCTCGAAGCCATCGTCTGCCTCCTCGCCGGGCGCTACGGCCAGGTGCCGGCCACGCTCGGCCTCGAGGAACGCGACCCGGCCTGCGACCTCGACTGCGTCCAGGGCTCGCCGCGCGCCGTACGGCCGCGCGTGAGCTTGTCCACGTCGCTCGGCTTCGGCGGCTGCAACGCGGCCCTCGTGATCGAGAGCGCCTGA
- a CDS encoding acyl carrier protein has translation MMQKEILDELKTLIVERLKFDPRRAAEMTLETTLPKGVEGSLGLDSLDFIELSVAMEERFGIVIDEAENLADDFLSLETLSRFILSKVK, from the coding sequence ATGATGCAGAAGGAGATCCTGGACGAGCTCAAAACGCTGATCGTCGAGCGTCTGAAGTTCGATCCGCGCCGCGCGGCCGAGATGACGCTCGAGACCACACTGCCCAAGGGCGTCGAGGGCTCGCTCGGCCTCGACTCGCTGGACTTCATCGAGCTCTCCGTCGCCATGGAAGAGCGCTTCGGCATCGTCATCGACGAGGCCGAAAATCTGGCCGACGATTTTCTCTCCCTCGAGACCCTCTCCCGCTTCATCCTCTCGAAGGTGAAATGA
- a CDS encoding beta-ketoacyl synthase N-terminal-like domain-containing protein has translation MMSGRRVVITGMGSVSAAGAGGTAVVAEALERRPCTIAPLQAFDVDGCTSRLAAEVDEARFMALLDPDSVRRLSRICRMTLAACRLAVDEAGLEGGARLGLVVGSEFGDFRSGAEFFDGFLRRGPAGLSPMVFPSTVMNSMAAVVAIAIDAKASSVTLNQATVAGDLAVARAAALIAAGRAEAVVAGGVDELFSNVYLSLARLGALSPMGGDAPEGCRPYAPDHNGPVLGEGATFLVLEEREAARARGAAIHAEVLGAAWGAIPVAPHTAPAGRRDKRAIARRALGQAGVEAGSLARCYGSGNGDPALDDWEQRLLAADGVRDPESLAPLFGQHGGLGVLRVAAAALDARAGRAPALVHGIARGGCRTALVIGQAA, from the coding sequence ATGATGTCCGGGCGCCGGGTCGTGATCACGGGGATGGGCTCGGTCAGCGCGGCCGGAGCCGGCGGCACGGCGGTTGTGGCCGAGGCGCTCGAGCGGCGGCCGTGCACCATCGCGCCGCTCCAAGCCTTCGACGTCGACGGGTGCACCAGCCGCCTGGCGGCGGAGGTCGACGAGGCGCGCTTCATGGCGCTGCTCGATCCCGACAGCGTCCGCAGGCTCTCGCGGATCTGCCGCATGACCCTGGCCGCCTGCCGCCTGGCGGTCGACGAGGCCGGGCTCGAAGGCGGCGCGAGGCTCGGGCTCGTCGTCGGCAGCGAATTCGGCGACTTCCGCTCAGGCGCGGAGTTCTTCGACGGCTTCCTCCGCCGCGGGCCGGCGGGGCTCTCGCCGATGGTGTTCCCGAGCACGGTGATGAACAGCATGGCCGCCGTGGTGGCCATCGCCATCGACGCCAAGGCGTCCTCCGTGACGCTCAACCAGGCGACGGTGGCCGGCGACCTGGCCGTGGCGCGGGCGGCCGCGCTCATCGCCGCCGGGCGGGCGGAGGCCGTGGTCGCCGGCGGCGTGGACGAGCTTTTCAGCAACGTCTACCTGAGCCTGGCCCGACTGGGCGCGCTCTCCCCGATGGGCGGCGACGCTCCCGAAGGCTGCCGCCCCTACGCGCCCGATCACAACGGGCCCGTGCTGGGCGAGGGCGCCACCTTCCTGGTCCTCGAGGAGAGGGAGGCGGCGCGGGCCCGCGGCGCCGCCATCCATGCCGAGGTCCTCGGTGCCGCCTGGGGCGCCATCCCGGTGGCTCCGCACACGGCCCCTGCCGGCCGGCGCGACAAGCGCGCCATCGCGCGTCGGGCGCTCGGCCAGGCGGGCGTCGAGGCCGGGTCTCTGGCGCGCTGCTACGGCTCGGGCAACGGCGACCCGGCGCTCGATGATTGGGAGCAGCGGCTGCTCGCGGCCGACGGCGTGCGGGATCCGGAGTCGCTGGCGCCGCTCTTCGGTCAGCATGGGGGTCTCGGCGTCCTCCGTGTCGCCGCTGCAGCGCTCGACGCGCGGGCGGGTCGCGCGCCCGCGCTGGTGCACGGGATCGCCCGCGGCGGCTGCCGCACGGCCCTCGTCATCGGGCAAGCGGCATGA
- a CDS encoding MOSC domain-containing protein: MWQGSVVSIHITSAAGQPMEAVPEARAVPGRGLEGDRYFAGTGYYSDKPSEGGRELTLIETETLEALPALGVKLSAAESRRNVATVGVPLNHLVGREFRVGAVRLRGTRLCEPCKHLDGLTQAGAMAALIHRGGLRAQILNDGLIRVGDTITLS; encoded by the coding sequence ATGTGGCAAGGCTCAGTGGTCTCGATCCACATCACGTCCGCGGCGGGACAGCCGATGGAAGCCGTGCCGGAGGCCCGCGCCGTCCCCGGCCGCGGGCTCGAGGGCGACCGCTACTTCGCCGGCACCGGCTATTACTCGGACAAGCCCAGTGAGGGCGGACGCGAACTGACGCTGATCGAGACCGAGACCCTCGAGGCGCTTCCCGCCCTCGGCGTCAAGCTCTCGGCGGCCGAGAGCCGCCGCAACGTCGCGACCGTGGGCGTTCCCCTCAACCACCTGGTCGGCCGCGAGTTCCGGGTCGGCGCGGTCCGGCTTCGCGGCACCCGACTGTGCGAGCCCTGCAAGCACCTCGACGGTCTGACGCAAGCGGGAGCCATGGCGGCCCTGATCCACCGCGGGGGCCTGCGCGCCCAGATCCTCAACGACGGTCTCATCCGTGTCGGCGACACCATCACGCTGTCCTAA
- a CDS encoding beta-ketoacyl-[acyl-carrier-protein] synthase family protein — translation MTRVVVSGLGVVSPYGAGVKTFWAGLASGECAIRPLTVIDTAGFRSRIAAEVPAEVVGALGASRRRSRADRLALAAAREALADADLATRDRTDMALFVGAVGGGMLEGEGWYCEEALRLRPSPRIRALRSILPASHAEMLGWRLGLGGPRETVIMACASGAASIAFGADLIRSGATPLALAGGVDAITRICFMGFNALKLLDPEPCRPFDRGRRGMSIGEAAAFVVLEDSEHCRRRGGRTFGELLGAGVTTDAHHVTAPHPEGEGMIRAMREALAAAGREPGDIGYVNAHGTGTPQNDRVEALAMTRVFGEGRVLVSSTKSLVGHTMAAAGSVEAVATLLALQHGLIPPTANLIDPDPDVPFDCVAQTARPAEVRAALSNSFGFGGHNVSLIFGR, via the coding sequence ATGACGCGTGTCGTCGTCAGCGGCCTGGGCGTCGTCAGCCCCTACGGCGCCGGCGTCAAGACGTTCTGGGCCGGCCTGGCCTCGGGCGAGTGCGCCATCCGGCCGCTGACCGTCATCGACACGGCGGGCTTCCGGTCGCGCATCGCGGCGGAGGTGCCCGCCGAGGTCGTCGGTGCCCTCGGCGCTTCTCGTCGACGCTCCCGCGCAGACCGCCTGGCCCTCGCCGCGGCCCGCGAGGCGCTGGCCGACGCCGACCTCGCGACGCGCGACCGGACGGACATGGCGCTTTTCGTCGGGGCCGTGGGCGGCGGGATGCTCGAGGGCGAGGGTTGGTACTGTGAAGAGGCGCTTCGCCTGCGGCCCTCGCCAAGGATCAGGGCGCTCCGCTCCATCCTGCCGGCGAGCCACGCGGAGATGCTCGGCTGGCGGCTGGGGCTCGGCGGGCCCAGGGAGACCGTGATCATGGCCTGCGCCTCCGGCGCGGCCTCCATAGCCTTCGGCGCCGACCTCATCCGCTCCGGCGCGACCCCGCTGGCGCTCGCGGGGGGCGTGGATGCCATCACGCGCATCTGCTTCATGGGCTTCAATGCGCTCAAGCTGCTCGACCCCGAGCCGTGCCGGCCCTTCGACCGCGGGCGGCGCGGCATGTCCATCGGCGAAGCGGCCGCGTTTGTCGTGCTCGAAGACTCCGAGCACTGCCGCCGGCGCGGCGGGCGCACGTTCGGCGAGCTGCTGGGCGCCGGCGTCACGACGGACGCCCACCACGTCACGGCGCCGCACCCGGAGGGCGAGGGGATGATCCGAGCCATGCGTGAGGCCCTCGCCGCGGCAGGGCGCGAGCCGGGCGACATCGGCTACGTCAACGCGCACGGCACGGGGACGCCGCAGAACGACCGTGTCGAGGCCCTGGCCATGACGCGCGTCTTCGGGGAGGGCCGCGTGCTGGTGAGCTCGACCAAGTCGCTCGTCGGCCACACCATGGCGGCGGCGGGCAGCGTGGAGGCGGTGGCGACCCTCCTCGCGCTGCAGCACGGGCTGATTCCGCCGACCGCCAACCTGATCGATCCGGACCCGGACGTGCCCTTCGACTGCGTCGCTCAGACGGCGCGCCCCGCCGAGGTGCGCGCCGCGCTGTCCAACTCCTTCGGCTTCGGCGGCCACAACGTGAGCCTGATCTTCGGCCGATGA
- a CDS encoding beta-ketoacyl synthase N-terminal-like domain-containing protein: MRAPAIRAVGLLSGWGPGAAAVPADAAAAAAGRAVLKLEPPAFTHERFRRSRRECLLGVAAVGAMLEDAGVGAEAIAGERTAFLFATAAAYAASNRQFIEARIGGMYFPYTAAAAVPAEVAIEFGLTGPYEILIGGPTATMRAVARGAALLESGACDRALVLAVEIFEECADLFARARGRLARPLVEAAGCLWLEPGEGTLSFEQKRGGRRETGGARQRLGEMLACEPVAALALARDGGATGPLRVQGAWRGETVRLAWSQSPYRMRGAERPRRRRIA, translated from the coding sequence ATGCGCGCTCCGGCGATCCGGGCCGTGGGGCTCCTGTCGGGCTGGGGACCTGGCGCGGCGGCCGTGCCAGCGGATGCCGCAGCGGCCGCCGCGGGACGCGCCGTCCTGAAGCTCGAGCCGCCCGCCTTCACCCACGAGCGCTTCCGCCGCTCGCGGCGCGAATGTCTGCTGGGGGTTGCGGCCGTGGGCGCCATGCTGGAAGATGCCGGGGTAGGGGCCGAGGCCATCGCGGGAGAGCGGACCGCGTTTCTCTTCGCCACCGCTGCCGCGTACGCGGCCTCCAACCGCCAGTTCATCGAGGCGCGGATCGGCGGCATGTACTTCCCCTACACGGCGGCCGCCGCGGTGCCGGCCGAGGTCGCCATTGAGTTCGGGCTCACCGGCCCGTACGAGATCCTGATCGGCGGGCCCACGGCGACGATGCGGGCCGTCGCGCGCGGGGCGGCGCTCCTGGAATCGGGAGCCTGCGACCGCGCGCTTGTCCTGGCTGTCGAGATCTTCGAGGAGTGTGCGGATCTCTTCGCGCGAGCGCGGGGGCGCCTCGCGCGTCCGCTGGTGGAGGCGGCCGGCTGCCTCTGGCTCGAGCCGGGCGAGGGAACGCTCAGCTTTGAGCAGAAGCGTGGCGGGCGGCGGGAGACGGGAGGCGCGCGGCAGCGCCTCGGAGAGATGCTGGCCTGCGAGCCCGTGGCGGCCCTGGCCCTCGCGCGCGACGGCGGCGCCACGGGACCGCTGCGCGTACAGGGCGCATGGAGAGGCGAGACGGTGCGGCTCGCGTGGAGCCAGAGTCCATACCGGATGCGCGGGGCGGAGCGGCCCCGGCGGAGGCGGATCGCATGA
- a CDS encoding DUF169 domain-containing protein → MTTETYDWDAIIGGLNEYLRLRSIPIGMKLFESAAEMEAIPKIRRPKVKHTTDQIVAQARQLGWTVGITMDDLVGAQCGAVIGLHPQNEEWLSGHRMAGVWFKTQEDASLHQHAMDCVPFGRYSAMAVAPLASGRLDPPDICLLYGTPGQMIFMINGLQWSGYKKMSFTSVGESACADSWGKALKTGEPALTIPCYAERRYGGVADDELLMALPPRYLPKMVDGLAALSKNGLRYPVPPYGIQGDAGAGLAVSYSDKDKKKI, encoded by the coding sequence GTGACCACTGAGACGTACGACTGGGACGCGATCATCGGCGGGCTCAATGAGTATCTGCGGCTGCGCAGCATCCCGATCGGCATGAAGCTCTTCGAGAGCGCGGCCGAGATGGAGGCGATCCCCAAGATCAGGCGGCCGAAGGTCAAGCATACGACGGACCAGATCGTCGCGCAGGCGCGCCAGCTCGGCTGGACCGTGGGCATCACCATGGACGACCTGGTCGGCGCGCAGTGCGGCGCGGTCATCGGGCTGCATCCTCAGAACGAGGAATGGCTCTCGGGGCATCGCATGGCCGGCGTGTGGTTCAAGACGCAGGAGGACGCGAGCCTGCACCAGCACGCGATGGACTGCGTGCCGTTCGGCCGCTACAGCGCGATGGCGGTGGCGCCGCTTGCTTCGGGCAGGCTCGACCCGCCCGACATCTGCCTGCTCTACGGCACGCCGGGGCAGATGATCTTCATGATCAATGGGCTTCAGTGGTCGGGCTACAAGAAGATGTCCTTCACGTCGGTGGGTGAGTCGGCCTGCGCCGACTCGTGGGGCAAGGCGCTCAAGACCGGCGAGCCCGCGCTGACGATTCCCTGCTACGCGGAGCGTCGCTACGGCGGCGTGGCCGACGACGAGCTCCTGATGGCGCTGCCGCCGCGCTACCTGCCGAAGATGGTCGACGGCTTGGCAGCGCTTTCAAAGAACGGCCTCCGCTATCCAGTCCCGCCCTACGGCATCCAGGGCGACGCCGGGGCGGGCCTCGCCGTGTCGTACTCGGACAAGGACAAGAAGAAGATCTAA
- a CDS encoding NADP-dependent oxidoreductase, which produces MTAPVNRQIVLAARPAGMAKATDFRLETTPVPEPGPGQILVRNIWMSVDPYMRGRMNDRKSYSPPFEVGKPLDGRAVGQVLKSNHPKLKEGAVVSNMQGWREYFVSAGEGVSQVDASLPLPAYLGVLGVPGFTGWYGLKEIGKPKAGETLVVSGAAGATGSLVVQMGKILGCRVVGTAGTDEKCAYLTRELGADAAINYKTAGDCVDALRQACPKGVDIYFENVGGPILDAVLRLLNPSSRIPLCGMISQYNLEIPDPGPRYLFSMIANRTLMQGFIISDHFDRYGEFVGEVGGWLKQRSIKSEETVVEGIENAPKAFLGLFSGDNLGKMVVRLAPDPPASDPK; this is translated from the coding sequence ATGACCGCACCCGTGAACCGGCAGATCGTCCTCGCGGCCCGCCCCGCGGGCATGGCGAAGGCCACCGACTTCAGGCTCGAGACGACGCCCGTGCCCGAGCCGGGGCCAGGCCAGATCCTCGTGCGCAACATCTGGATGTCGGTGGACCCGTACATGCGCGGGCGCATGAACGACCGCAAGTCGTACTCGCCGCCGTTCGAAGTCGGCAAGCCGCTCGACGGCCGCGCCGTGGGGCAGGTGCTGAAGTCGAATCATCCCAAGCTCAAGGAAGGCGCCGTCGTCAGCAACATGCAGGGGTGGCGCGAGTACTTCGTCTCGGCGGGCGAGGGCGTCTCCCAGGTCGATGCTTCGCTGCCGCTGCCGGCCTACCTTGGCGTCCTCGGTGTCCCCGGTTTCACGGGCTGGTACGGGCTCAAGGAGATCGGCAAGCCCAAGGCCGGCGAGACGCTCGTGGTCTCCGGCGCCGCCGGCGCGACGGGCTCGCTCGTCGTCCAGATGGGCAAGATCCTGGGCTGCCGCGTCGTGGGCACGGCCGGCACCGACGAGAAGTGCGCCTATCTCACGCGCGAGCTTGGGGCGGACGCCGCCATCAACTACAAGACGGCCGGCGACTGCGTCGACGCGCTCCGCCAAGCCTGCCCCAAGGGCGTCGACATCTACTTCGAGAACGTGGGAGGGCCGATCCTCGACGCCGTGCTGCGCCTGCTCAACCCGTCCTCGCGCATCCCGCTCTGCGGCATGATCTCGCAGTACAACCTGGAGATCCCCGACCCCGGCCCGCGCTACCTCTTCTCGATGATCGCTAACCGCACCCTCATGCAGGGCTTCATCATCTCCGACCACTTCGACCGCTACGGAGAATTCGTCGGCGAGGTGGGCGGCTGGCTGAAGCAACGGAGCATCAAATCCGAAGAAACCGTGGTCGAGGGCATCGAGAACGCGCCCAAAGCCTTCCTCGGCCTCTTCTCCGGCGACAACCTGGGCAAGATGGTCGTGCGCCTGGCCCCCGACCCCCCGGCCTCTGATCCGAAGTAG